One window from the genome of Dyadobacter sp. CECT 9275 encodes:
- a CDS encoding glycosyltransferase family 4 protein, translated as MRVAILSSIAWRTPPRKYGPWEQVASYLTEGLVEKGVEVTLFATTDSVTTAKLEGTSHAPYAEDRDIDPKVAECLHISHLMENASRFDLIHNHFDFLPLTYSKLIKTPMLTTIHGFSSSKILDVYRKYNASSFYASISNADRSDELDYIATVYNGVDGKDFPFERSSKDYLLFFGRIHPEKGTLEAIQIARKSGRVLLIAGLIQDDAYFEQKIKPCIDERSVFYFGNVGPSQRKTLLGKALALLHPIQFDEPFGLSVAESMFCGTPVIAFNRGSMCELIVDGKTGFLVHTTGEAIEAVEKIAQLDRQECRQWAKTMFSKEKMVDNYVAVYEQILRR; from the coding sequence ATGAGGGTAGCTATACTCTCATCGATCGCCTGGCGCACACCACCCCGAAAATATGGCCCGTGGGAGCAGGTGGCTTCCTATCTGACGGAAGGGCTTGTCGAGAAGGGCGTAGAAGTAACGCTCTTTGCCACTACCGATTCGGTGACCACGGCAAAACTGGAAGGAACCTCGCACGCTCCCTATGCGGAAGACAGGGACATCGACCCGAAGGTGGCCGAATGTTTGCATATCAGCCATTTAATGGAAAATGCCTCGCGATTTGATTTAATCCACAATCACTTCGATTTTCTACCATTGACCTACTCGAAGCTGATCAAAACACCGATGCTCACGACAATCCATGGTTTTTCCTCTTCCAAAATACTGGACGTATATCGGAAATATAACGCGTCATCTTTTTACGCATCAATCAGCAATGCAGACCGCAGCGACGAGCTGGACTACATCGCCACAGTATACAATGGTGTCGATGGCAAAGACTTCCCTTTCGAGAGAAGTTCGAAGGACTACCTGCTGTTTTTCGGGCGTATCCATCCGGAGAAAGGAACCCTGGAAGCAATTCAGATAGCCAGGAAGTCAGGGCGGGTACTGTTGATCGCGGGGCTGATTCAGGACGATGCCTATTTCGAGCAAAAGATCAAGCCCTGTATCGATGAAAGATCCGTCTTTTATTTTGGTAACGTCGGGCCATCTCAGCGCAAAACATTGCTGGGAAAGGCGCTCGCCCTGCTTCATCCAATTCAGTTCGACGAACCCTTCGGTTTAAGCGTCGCCGAGTCGATGTTTTGTGGCACGCCGGTAATCGCCTTTAACCGTGGGTCGATGTGCGAGCTGATTGTAGACGGAAAAACCGGGTTCCTGGTCCATACAACCGGTGAGGCGATTGAGGCCGTTGAAAAGATAGCGCAGCTTGACAGGCAGGAATGCCGCCAATGGGCGAAAACCATGTTTTCCAAAGAAAAGATGGTGGACAATTATGTGGCGGTTTATGAACAGATACTTCGTCGCTAA
- a CDS encoding glycosyltransferase family 4 protein — protein MKIAFIGTYPPRECGIGTFTQNLYHSTVGEEALVGGSQGFVIAIDDNGLHYDYPKEVKLTIRQEEQTDYLEAANVINMSGADICILEHEFGIFGGQDGIYILPLLYRLKIPLIVTLHTVLKTPSYNQKAVMTEICKIAQSVVVMSQTAVDMLSDVYGVLTDKIALIAHGVPDIHFGQLMAKKEFKLSSKQVLLTFGFIGRNKGIETVLRALPEVVKKYPQLVYIVLGKTHPNVVRHAGEEYRVFLAGQVKQLGIAKHVVFLNEFISQSELFKYLSASDIYITPYTSEAQITSGTLSYAIGAGNAVISTPYWHAAELLADGRGRLFNFHDSPALTEILLELLDHPDQMRQLRKNAFDYGREITWPKIGEKYLELAESIAKIGLDLESGSPMILDPLALPPFLLDHVRRLTDDTGIIQHAKYGIPNLKEGYCLDDNARALLMVLMTYKRNKHPLALKLSPTYLSYINYMQTQDGMFRNFLSFNRNFLDEVGSEDSFGRTIWSLGYLLGNAPNDAYYQTGREIFFDAVPNFTSLKSIRSIANTIVGICHYLKSSPTDEGMLKILETLTGKLLAEYDINRSSDWQWFESLLAYDNAFLPLALLHAAEFLHDIRVSEVAIESMDFLSGVTLRNGYLSVVGNENWYGRDLEQSMFAQQPLDALAMVLMFHQAFRLTNEQSYIQKLHTCFMWFLGENDLRVSLYDFETKGCCDGLESTGVNRNQGAESTLAYLISHLSVLEAFEEVTQMEAKLV, from the coding sequence ATGAAAATTGCGTTTATAGGAACATATCCACCCCGGGAATGCGGAATCGGCACTTTCACCCAAAATTTATATCATTCTACCGTGGGAGAGGAAGCCCTGGTCGGCGGCTCGCAAGGCTTTGTGATCGCGATAGACGACAACGGCCTTCATTACGATTATCCCAAAGAGGTCAAACTCACTATCCGGCAGGAAGAGCAGACCGATTACCTCGAAGCGGCCAATGTCATTAACATGAGCGGGGCCGATATCTGCATCCTCGAACACGAATTCGGCATATTCGGTGGACAGGACGGCATCTACATCCTTCCACTATTGTACCGGCTCAAAATTCCGCTGATCGTGACGCTACATACTGTCCTAAAAACACCTTCCTACAATCAGAAGGCAGTTATGACAGAGATATGTAAAATTGCACAGTCGGTGGTTGTCATGAGCCAGACCGCGGTCGATATGCTATCGGACGTCTACGGGGTACTCACAGACAAGATCGCCCTGATAGCACATGGCGTGCCGGACATACACTTCGGCCAACTTATGGCCAAGAAAGAGTTCAAACTATCCTCCAAACAGGTCCTATTGACCTTCGGGTTTATCGGGCGTAATAAAGGGATCGAGACAGTATTGAGGGCCTTGCCCGAGGTAGTAAAGAAGTATCCGCAACTTGTCTACATTGTGCTGGGAAAAACACATCCCAACGTAGTCAGGCATGCCGGGGAAGAATACCGTGTCTTCCTTGCAGGCCAGGTCAAACAACTGGGCATCGCAAAGCACGTAGTGTTTCTGAACGAGTTCATCAGTCAGTCCGAGCTTTTCAAATACCTCTCGGCCTCCGATATCTACATCACTCCTTACACCAGCGAGGCTCAGATCACCAGCGGAACACTTTCCTATGCGATCGGCGCCGGCAATGCGGTGATCTCTACACCATATTGGCATGCGGCAGAACTCCTTGCCGATGGCAGGGGTCGCCTTTTCAATTTCCACGATTCTCCGGCACTCACCGAGATATTGCTTGAACTGCTGGATCATCCCGACCAGATGCGGCAGCTCCGCAAAAATGCATTTGATTATGGCCGCGAAATAACCTGGCCGAAAATCGGGGAAAAATACCTGGAATTGGCGGAATCAATAGCGAAAATCGGACTGGATCTTGAATCGGGCAGTCCGATGATTCTGGACCCGCTTGCGCTCCCGCCATTCCTGCTCGATCATGTGAGGCGCCTCACCGACGACACCGGCATTATCCAGCACGCCAAATACGGGATCCCGAACCTGAAAGAAGGCTATTGCCTGGATGATAATGCAAGGGCCTTGCTGATGGTGTTGATGACCTACAAAAGAAACAAGCATCCGCTCGCCTTAAAATTGTCGCCCACCTATCTGAGCTACATCAATTACATGCAAACTCAGGACGGCATGTTCAGAAACTTCCTGAGCTTCAACCGGAACTTCCTGGACGAAGTGGGCTCGGAAGACTCTTTTGGTCGCACGATCTGGTCTTTGGGCTATCTACTCGGGAATGCGCCTAATGACGCCTATTACCAGACAGGCCGTGAGATTTTCTTCGACGCCGTGCCGAATTTTACCAGTCTTAAATCTATCCGAAGCATTGCCAACACCATCGTCGGGATATGCCACTACCTGAAAAGTAGTCCGACGGACGAAGGCATGCTCAAAATACTGGAGACCCTGACCGGCAAGCTTCTCGCTGAATATGATATCAACCGCAGCAGTGATTGGCAATGGTTTGAATCGCTGCTAGCCTATGACAATGCATTTTTGCCTTTGGCGCTCCTACATGCTGCGGAGTTTTTGCATGATATCCGCGTTTCTGAGGTAGCGATAGAAAGCATGGATTTCCTTTCGGGTGTGACGCTTCGCAACGGCTATTTGTCGGTGGTCGGCAACGAGAACTGGTACGGCAGAGACCTCGAGCAATCGATGTTTGCCCAGCAACCACTGGATGCGCTTGCGATGGTATTGATGTTTCATCAGGCTTTCCGCCTTACCAATGAACAGTCTTACATTCAGAAGCTACACACCTGTTTTATGTGGTTCTTGGGAGAAAACGACCTTCGGGTAAGCCTTTATGATTTTGAAACAAAAGGCTGCTGCGACGGGCTGGAAAGCACAGGTGTGAACCGAAACCAGGGAGCTGAAAGCACACTAGCCTATCTAATCTCGCATCTGAGTGTGCTTGAAGCATTTGAAGAAGTCACTCAGATGGAAGCCAAACTGGTATGA
- a CDS encoding transglutaminase family protein, with amino-acid sequence MTSVSVKHRIDYSYDHKVLLSPHRFRLVPLPDTHAIIEEYNFVLWPANSLYWQHDVYGNKLARADFANKTDFMSVEVTLDIKLNSLNPFDVLVDDEAQRFPFLYPSIVKNALLPYLQIVDRSSVLTAFVGCTEKFHGETLSFLVKLNQHVSNHIRYVHRLEPGVQSCGMTLKTRTGSCRDSAWLMVQVLRRLGLASRFVSGYLIQLGTTSGDSVELHAWAEVFIPGAGWIGLDTTSGLFTSEGHIPLAIGPGPEQVAPVEGLTEQCSASMTYQFKIESSKCL; translated from the coding sequence ATGACGAGCGTTTCAGTCAAGCATAGGATAGACTACTCCTACGATCACAAAGTACTGCTGTCCCCCCACAGATTCCGCTTGGTACCGCTGCCCGATACCCATGCGATCATTGAAGAATACAATTTTGTATTGTGGCCTGCTAATAGCCTCTACTGGCAACACGATGTTTATGGCAATAAATTAGCGCGGGCCGATTTCGCCAACAAAACAGATTTTATGTCGGTGGAAGTCACCCTTGACATCAAACTAAACAGTTTGAACCCCTTCGATGTATTGGTCGACGATGAAGCGCAGCGCTTTCCATTTTTGTATCCTTCGATCGTAAAAAATGCATTGCTACCTTATTTACAAATCGTAGACAGGAGTTCTGTCCTCACTGCATTCGTTGGCTGCACCGAAAAGTTTCATGGTGAAACTCTTTCTTTCCTGGTAAAACTCAATCAACATGTTAGTAACCATATCCGGTACGTTCATAGATTAGAGCCAGGCGTGCAGTCATGTGGGATGACCCTGAAAACCCGGACTGGCTCTTGCCGAGATTCAGCGTGGCTCATGGTTCAGGTGCTTCGACGTTTAGGACTGGCGAGCAGGTTTGTATCAGGTTATCTGATACAATTAGGTACCACATCGGGCGACTCTGTTGAATTGCATGCCTGGGCGGAAGTTTTCATACCGGGGGCCGGCTGGATTGGTTTGGACACGACTTCAGGCCTGTTCACCAGTGAAGGCCATATCCCGCTTGCGATTGGACCCGGTCCGGAGCAGGTGGCACCTGTTGAAGGATTGACCGAGCAATGCTCGGCTTCAATGACTTATCAATTTAAAATTGAATCTTCAAAATGCTTGTAA
- a CDS encoding response regulator transcription factor, translating into MNIHPAPRRPTFAIFDTHPVMRMGLAILLRKNFEEAEIVESNNIRDYDQNAGRPEPDLVIYVLHADFEEEGYPSISEIRRKYSGSQVIVYGPEIQPEVIIDYFKKGVNGYLSKYADISEMLICIRSVMGGKRYLGAEHMAVIFEYLIASHTPQRRWDLLTRRQKEVADYLVQGMSTSSIAEKTGLHLSTISTFKAAIFAKLGIDNVLALKEILGMNEN; encoded by the coding sequence ATGAATATCCACCCGGCACCGCGCCGTCCGACGTTTGCAATTTTTGACACTCACCCGGTAATGCGCATGGGTCTGGCGATTCTTCTCAGGAAGAATTTTGAGGAAGCGGAGATTGTAGAATCAAACAATATCCGGGATTATGATCAAAATGCAGGGCGGCCGGAGCCTGATCTGGTTATTTATGTGTTGCATGCGGATTTTGAAGAGGAGGGGTATCCGTCCATCTCAGAAATCAGGCGGAAATATTCCGGTTCGCAGGTGATCGTGTATGGGCCTGAAATACAACCCGAGGTGATCATCGATTACTTTAAGAAGGGGGTAAATGGTTACCTGTCCAAATATGCGGATATATCGGAAATGCTGATTTGCATTAGGTCTGTCATGGGCGGGAAGCGGTATCTGGGCGCTGAGCATATGGCGGTCATATTCGAGTACCTGATTGCCAGCCATACCCCGCAAAGACGATGGGATCTGCTTACGCGAAGACAAAAAGAAGTTGCCGACTACCTCGTACAAGGAATGTCGACCTCGTCCATCGCTGAAAAAACAGGGCTGCATCTCTCAACGATCAGCACATTCAAAGCTGCCATTTTTGCGAAACTAGGCATTGACAATGTTCTTGCACTTAAAGAGATTCTTGGAATGAACGAAAATTAA
- a CDS encoding fatty acid desaturase family protein — MSTEKKIKFVAIDKTLFFPTLKKRVEQYFTENHKSRYADGMMVLKTIILLACYVLPFVAILAFTPGVWVSTLLWLVMGAAISGIGMSVMHDANHGAFSRRPAVNKWLGFTICLAGAGVSNWKWQHNVLHHTYTNVANLDEDIKDRGVMKLSPHEAVKSIHRFQWMYAFFFYGILTLYWVLLKDFIQYAHFIKSGLNRQTKRENLQMLTGMIVIKLLYLGIFFVLPTLVFQIPFNAILTGFLLMHFAAGLVLTVIFQLAHSVEGTQYPLPNPEGIIEKDWAVHQMETTVNFSPRNKWLSWYVGGLNFQIEHHLFPKICHIHYPAIAPIVKKTAQEFGLKYMEHQTFIIALRSHIAILKKFGIPRFNEGIV; from the coding sequence ATGAGCACAGAGAAAAAAATCAAGTTTGTCGCAATCGACAAAACCCTTTTCTTCCCCACCCTTAAAAAAAGGGTTGAGCAGTATTTTACAGAAAATCATAAATCAAGGTACGCCGACGGAATGATGGTGCTCAAAACGATCATCCTGCTGGCGTGTTACGTACTGCCCTTTGTCGCAATACTGGCGTTCACGCCCGGAGTATGGGTTAGTACGCTGTTATGGCTGGTAATGGGTGCTGCCATTTCCGGGATCGGAATGAGCGTCATGCATGACGCCAATCACGGCGCATTCTCCAGAAGGCCAGCGGTAAACAAATGGCTGGGTTTTACAATATGCCTGGCCGGCGCAGGCGTATCGAATTGGAAATGGCAGCACAATGTCCTGCACCATACCTACACTAACGTCGCTAACCTGGACGAGGACATCAAGGACCGGGGCGTTATGAAACTTTCGCCGCACGAGGCGGTGAAATCCATTCACCGGTTTCAATGGATGTATGCATTCTTTTTTTACGGGATTCTGACATTATACTGGGTGCTTCTGAAAGATTTTATTCAATACGCCCATTTCATTAAATCCGGACTGAACCGACAGACAAAACGCGAAAACCTGCAAATGCTCACAGGAATGATCGTGATAAAGCTGCTTTACTTGGGCATATTTTTCGTGCTTCCTACACTGGTTTTTCAAATTCCCTTCAATGCGATCCTGACCGGATTTTTACTCATGCATTTTGCCGCCGGCCTTGTGCTGACGGTGATCTTTCAGCTTGCCCATTCGGTGGAAGGAACCCAATACCCATTGCCCAATCCGGAAGGCATTATAGAAAAAGACTGGGCTGTGCATCAGATGGAAACCACTGTCAATTTCTCTCCGCGAAATAAATGGCTCAGCTGGTATGTCGGAGGACTTAACTTTCAGATCGAGCACCACCTCTTTCCGAAAATATGCCACATACATTATCCGGCCATCGCTCCCATCGTCAAAAAAACAGCCCAGGAATTCGGACTGAAATATATGGAGCATCAAACTTTTATAATTGCCCTGAGGTCCCATATCGCGATACTTAAAAAGTTCGGAATACCCCGTTTTAATGAAGGAATTGTTTAG
- a CDS encoding chemotaxis protein CheB: MPSEISEWQQSFYFPFPQPDCCDIRKHIRPEYRLKETTFTDTARMNAHHHIISIGASDSGIDDIATFFDQKPLAGVAYVIIQHLPPHFRARLAEILAKDLYLVISEAQNGVLVETDHVYIIPEGKSMSIRKGRLYITEKPYNPRLHSSTDSFFASLAADQGEKAIGVVLFDIGEDCLEGISAIRDAGGIVIARRQDAILLAPSINEVDFVTEPALIPQIIEDYVMQSRKTLLDQNEEVTMEMILDAIRENTTFDFSGYRLDILSHKTRKRALDQNFYSLADYLSFLKVTSTEMHALSREFLTGGIAAPVNENTPNSPGTNPEPEIFGFKRDGDKLENKVTHEEQLMELEKELNELKTRLSLVHKSDVSMNNLKVANALMRLANGRLRHDNHEMRSANHQLDAKNKKLTEANEELDNFVHLASHDLLAPLAHIEGSIALINEIGVNDTQLTEMIGIINASVKRFRALVEDMGNVAKAEHDLKSKEKVDIEEIIQSVLWPLETKIKQSNTQIIVSLRERSIYFSKKNLRSIVFNLVSNSLKFNESLQPSIHIVTEKINGQVVLSVEDNGMGIPTPELEHIFKLYGRARYDIEGKGVGLYLTKRMIDASGGSLVVESTPGEGSKFTISFAAK, encoded by the coding sequence ATGCCGAGCGAAATATCAGAGTGGCAGCAATCTTTCTACTTCCCGTTCCCACAACCGGATTGCTGTGACATTCGTAAGCACATCCGTCCGGAGTACCGGCTCAAAGAAACAACATTTACAGACACCGCCCGCATGAACGCACACCATCATATCATCTCCATCGGCGCCTCCGATTCCGGCATTGACGACATCGCGACCTTCTTCGATCAAAAACCGCTCGCCGGAGTCGCCTATGTAATCATACAGCATTTACCGCCACACTTCCGCGCTAGACTGGCTGAAATACTGGCCAAGGATTTATATCTGGTGATCAGTGAGGCGCAAAACGGAGTGCTGGTCGAAACAGACCACGTCTACATCATTCCCGAAGGCAAATCGATGAGCATCCGGAAGGGAAGGTTATACATCACAGAAAAACCGTATAATCCCAGGCTGCATAGCAGCACCGACAGTTTTTTCGCCTCCCTCGCAGCAGATCAAGGGGAAAAAGCCATAGGGGTAGTCCTTTTTGATATTGGCGAAGATTGCCTTGAAGGGATAAGTGCGATCCGGGATGCCGGAGGTATTGTCATCGCGCGACGGCAAGACGCCATTCTCCTTGCTCCCTCCATCAATGAGGTTGACTTTGTCACTGAGCCCGCCCTTATACCCCAAATCATAGAAGATTATGTAATGCAAAGCCGCAAAACACTGCTGGATCAGAATGAAGAAGTGACCATGGAAATGATATTAGATGCGATCCGCGAGAATACCACATTTGATTTTTCGGGTTACAGATTGGACATTCTATCGCACAAGACCCGAAAAAGAGCTTTGGATCAAAACTTCTATTCGCTGGCGGATTACCTGTCTTTTCTTAAAGTCACGTCGACAGAAATGCATGCACTATCCAGGGAATTTCTTACCGGCGGGATTGCCGCTCCGGTCAATGAAAACACCCCAAATTCTCCGGGAACAAATCCGGAACCCGAAATTTTCGGATTCAAACGGGATGGGGATAAACTGGAAAATAAAGTTACCCATGAAGAACAATTGATGGAACTTGAAAAAGAGCTTAATGAATTGAAAACAAGACTGTCCCTAGTGCACAAATCAGATGTATCGATGAACAATTTGAAGGTCGCAAACGCGTTGATGCGACTGGCTAATGGGCGGCTACGACATGATAATCATGAAATGCGATCAGCAAACCACCAGCTAGACGCAAAAAACAAAAAGTTAACCGAAGCTAATGAAGAGCTAGACAACTTTGTCCACCTGGCGTCACACGATCTGTTGGCACCGCTTGCTCATATTGAAGGTAGTATCGCACTAATCAACGAGATAGGCGTGAATGATACCCAACTAACCGAGATGATCGGTATCATCAACGCATCCGTAAAGAGATTTCGCGCACTGGTGGAAGATATGGGTAACGTGGCGAAGGCCGAACATGATTTAAAATCAAAGGAAAAGGTCGATATAGAAGAAATAATCCAGAGCGTATTGTGGCCGCTGGAAACCAAGATCAAACAATCCAACACTCAAATAATTGTCAGTCTGCGGGAAAGATCCATTTACTTTTCCAAAAAGAACCTCAGGAGTATTGTCTTCAATCTGGTTTCCAACAGTCTTAAGTTCAACGAAAGCCTGCAACCATCGATCCATATCGTTACGGAGAAGATCAACGGCCAGGTCGTCCTCTCCGTGGAAGACAACGGGATGGGTATCCCTACACCCGAACTGGAGCATATCTTCAAACTCTACGGAAGAGCGAGATACGACATAGAAGGCAAAGGGGTGGGGCTTTACCTAACAAAACGGATGATAGATGCGTCTGGGGGAAGCCTGGTGGTTGAGAGCACTCCTGGTGAAGGAAGCAAATTCACCATTAGTTTCGCAGCTAAATAG
- a CDS encoding cation:proton antiporter domain-containing protein: MVHQNLLLVLILFFFIALLYLWSERLKISYPILLVLGGLAIPLIPAVPNVSLNPEIIFLIFLPPLLFEAAWTTSWKDFWARKE, from the coding sequence ATGGTCCATCAAAACTTGCTGCTCGTACTGATTCTTTTCTTTTTCATAGCCTTACTATATCTGTGGAGCGAAAGGTTGAAAATTTCTTACCCGATTCTACTTGTACTGGGAGGACTGGCTATTCCGTTAATTCCGGCAGTGCCCAATGTCAGTTTGAACCCCGAAATCATCTTTTTGATCTTTCTTCCTCCATTGCTTTTCGAAGCGGCCTGGACCACGTCCTGGAAAGATTTCTGGGCCAGAAAAGAGTAG
- a CDS encoding ATP-binding protein, with amino-acid sequence MKINAQKIKIALTNIVVNAIEAMNPRLGELKLVTRSTDTTHLIRIEDNGCGINDAGMKNLFKRGFSDKAGGIGIGLFSTLKILRSSHVDIYVQSRAGSGTCFILTFNKKHNPGKSTRRLL; translated from the coding sequence ATGAAGATTAACGCGCAAAAAATAAAAATCGCTTTGACGAATATCGTGGTCAATGCCATTGAAGCTATGAATCCACGGCTAGGCGAGTTGAAGCTGGTCACCAGGTCGACAGACACGACGCACCTGATCCGCATTGAAGACAATGGATGCGGGATCAATGATGCGGGCATGAAAAATCTGTTTAAAAGAGGTTTCTCCGATAAAGCGGGTGGTATAGGAATCGGCCTCTTCTCGACTTTGAAAATTTTGAGATCCAGTCATGTGGATATATATGTGCAGTCCCGGGCCGGCTCCGGAACATGCTTCATCCTGACATTCAACAAGAAACATAATCCCGGAAAATCGACCCGAAGGCTGCTGTAA
- a CDS encoding helix-turn-helix domain-containing protein, whose translation MILYIKYMVSLRCKMMVEQELKNIGLHYVVVELGSVEILEDITLEQREALKRNLLKSGLELLDDKRSILIEKIKNVIVEMIHYQDELPKTNYSDYIAEKLGYDYTYISNIFSEVKGINIQQFIIHHKIEKVKELLLYGDLNLTEISYKLHYSSVAHLSNQFKKVTGLTPTFYKKLRRKRDDNLENI comes from the coding sequence ATGATATTGTATATCAAATACATGGTTAGCCTGAGATGTAAAATGATGGTCGAGCAGGAACTGAAAAATATCGGCTTGCACTATGTGGTTGTGGAGCTGGGAAGCGTCGAAATTCTTGAAGATATCACACTCGAGCAGCGCGAAGCACTCAAAAGGAATCTGCTCAAATCGGGCCTGGAGCTACTGGACGATAAGAGGAGTATTTTGATTGAGAAAATCAAAAATGTCATCGTGGAAATGATACATTACCAGGATGAACTTCCTAAAACTAACTATTCGGATTACATCGCAGAAAAACTGGGGTACGACTACACTTATATTTCCAACATCTTTTCCGAGGTGAAGGGCATCAATATCCAGCAATTTATTATCCATCACAAGATAGAAAAAGTTAAAGAACTGCTGCTCTACGGAGACTTGAACCTCACAGAAATCTCTTACAAGCTACACTACAGCAGCGTGGCGCACCTTTCCAATCAGTTCAAAAAGGTCACAGGTCTTACTCCTACCTTTTATAAAAAACTTCGGAGAAAGCGCGACGATAACCTGGAAAATATCTGA
- a CDS encoding porin family protein, with protein sequence MKKFSITLILCAMTITSFAQTFGFGPKAGVNLSNYQGGNIQTDAKVGYHFGGMLNFGFGNVFSIQPEVLFSTLGAKVESSGSKADFKINYLTVPVMLKFRTRSGFYLEAGPQAGFRLSESVPDQTIDHFAKNLDISLGAGLGYQSNIGLGIGFRYVAGLSKVGDFSSQEINPDFKNSVIQGSLFWVIPIKE encoded by the coding sequence ATGAAAAAGTTCTCAATAACACTTATACTATGTGCAATGACCATCACGTCGTTCGCACAAACGTTTGGTTTCGGACCGAAGGCTGGCGTAAACCTCAGTAATTATCAAGGCGGTAATATTCAAACTGACGCTAAGGTGGGCTACCATTTTGGGGGTATGCTTAATTTTGGTTTTGGAAATGTCTTTTCTATTCAGCCTGAAGTGCTTTTCTCCACCCTGGGGGCCAAGGTAGAGAGTAGTGGCAGCAAAGCGGACTTCAAGATCAACTATCTGACGGTGCCCGTCATGCTGAAATTCAGGACAAGAAGTGGTTTTTATCTGGAAGCAGGACCTCAAGCGGGCTTCCGGTTATCTGAAAGTGTTCCTGACCAGACCATTGATCATTTCGCTAAAAATCTGGATATATCCCTGGGTGCGGGTTTGGGTTATCAGTCTAATATCGGGCTTGGAATCGGGTTTCGCTATGTGGCAGGGCTATCAAAAGTGGGCGACTTCTCTTCACAGGAAATCAATCCGGACTTCAAAAACAGCGTTATCCAGGGCAGCTTATTCTGGGTGATTCCCATCAAAGAATAG
- a CDS encoding cupin domain-containing protein, translating into MNTDREEIEKAKAHIIVEIIEYVPNAVQSRTIIKKMTGNVTVSAFDAGEEIAEKSSAFDTYIQIIDGSAEIVIDGKKHRLTLGQGIVIPAHQRNSFFAKEPFKMISTVIKSGYE; encoded by the coding sequence ATGAATACGGACCGTGAGGAGATAGAAAAAGCAAAGGCGCACATTATTGTGGAGATTATCGAGTACGTACCCAATGCGGTTCAGAGCAGAACTATTATCAAAAAAATGACTGGTAACGTTACAGTTTCGGCCTTCGATGCCGGAGAGGAAATCGCCGAGAAATCTTCCGCCTTTGATACCTATATTCAGATTATCGACGGTTCTGCTGAAATTGTCATCGATGGTAAAAAACACAGACTTACATTGGGCCAGGGGATTGTGATTCCTGCGCATCAAAGGAACTCTTTTTTCGCCAAAGAGCCTTTCAAAATGATTTCGACAGTTATAAAAAGCGGGTATGAGTGA
- a CDS encoding BON domain-containing protein: MKTNEDLQRDVRDAIRWEPLLRETDIFVTAKDGVINLSGTVDSYGKKSEAEEAARRVKGVKVVTEQISVKPKDDTTIRDDADLANEIVNGYQWTQEIPSGRAIVKVENGWITLEGDLQWNYQRDAAERLIREFPGVKGVSNNIKIKYEPTSEIDKAAIESAFTRSSSITQEGIHIRVVKSKVILTGTVSSCYEKDEAARQAWKAPGVEIVYNELIVEQHPVTVDR; this comes from the coding sequence ATGAAAACTAATGAAGATTTGCAACGGGATGTCCGCGATGCAATCAGATGGGAGCCATTGTTGCGCGAAACAGATATATTTGTTACCGCGAAAGACGGTGTGATCAACCTTTCTGGCACCGTGGATAGCTATGGCAAGAAATCGGAGGCGGAAGAGGCCGCCAGGCGCGTGAAAGGCGTCAAAGTCGTGACCGAGCAGATAAGTGTTAAACCAAAAGATGATACGACTATCCGGGATGATGCTGATCTGGCTAACGAAATAGTGAACGGCTATCAATGGACACAGGAAATACCTTCGGGTCGTGCCATAGTAAAAGTGGAAAATGGCTGGATAACCCTGGAAGGGGATCTGCAATGGAACTATCAGCGCGATGCAGCGGAACGGTTGATCCGGGAATTTCCGGGAGTAAAGGGCGTGTCCAACAATATCAAAATTAAATATGAACCGACGTCCGAAATTGATAAGGCGGCGATAGAAAGTGCTTTTACCCGTAGCAGCTCCATCACTCAAGAAGGCATTCATATCAGAGTGGTTAAAAGTAAGGTCATTCTGACAGGCACAGTGAGCTCATGCTATGAAAAGGATGAAGCGGCGCGGCAGGCTTGGAAAGCACCCGGGGTCGAGATCGTTTATAACGAATTAATAGTAGAACAACATCCCGTTACTGTGGACAGATAA